One part of the Granulicella arctica genome encodes these proteins:
- a CDS encoding F0F1 ATP synthase subunit gamma, producing MANVLDLRRRIRSVKNTRQITKAMKMVSAAKLRRAQERAMLARPYAQMLSNVLESLVRRTDLYNEQTGDIMHPLLVEREEKNVLVIVIAGDKGFAGGFNSNIGKAAQKFIDARVAVGQSVDLEPVGKKAIALYKKRVPAANYEKTEEHYDNELSTHFGTIRHRAAKVEVTAEHQDLLLKAEFEAVSKMSHSIIERYERAEIDAVYIVYNEFKSVISQRVVVEKLLPIRKLGSHEITVAEEMTEEQREAAAHAAQTSGVSINEPEESVIEAESKKFGTAEVDYLFDQDPERLFRHLMPRYVTTQIFHALLESVAAEHAARMTATDAATKNAGDLIDSLSLTMNRVRQAAITKEIIEIVSGAAAL from the coding sequence ATGGCAAACGTCCTCGATCTACGGCGCCGCATTCGCAGTGTGAAGAACACGCGGCAGATTACCAAGGCCATGAAGATGGTCTCGGCAGCGAAGCTCCGCAGAGCGCAGGAGCGCGCGATGCTGGCGCGTCCCTACGCGCAGATGCTGTCCAACGTGCTTGAATCGCTGGTGCGCCGCACCGACCTCTACAACGAGCAGACCGGCGACATCATGCACCCGCTGCTCGTCGAGCGCGAGGAGAAGAATGTCCTCGTCATCGTCATCGCGGGCGACAAGGGCTTCGCTGGCGGCTTCAACTCCAACATCGGCAAGGCCGCGCAGAAGTTCATCGACGCACGCGTCGCAGTAGGCCAGAGCGTCGATCTCGAACCTGTCGGCAAGAAGGCCATCGCGCTCTACAAAAAGCGCGTGCCTGCTGCCAACTACGAGAAGACGGAAGAGCACTACGACAACGAGCTCTCGACCCATTTCGGCACCATCCGGCATCGTGCTGCGAAGGTCGAAGTAACAGCCGAGCATCAGGACCTGCTCCTCAAGGCCGAGTTCGAGGCAGTCTCGAAGATGAGTCACTCGATCATCGAGCGCTACGAGCGAGCTGAGATCGATGCGGTCTATATCGTTTACAACGAGTTCAAGTCTGTCATCTCGCAGCGCGTCGTCGTCGAGAAGCTGTTGCCCATCCGCAAGCTCGGATCGCATGAGATTACGGTGGCCGAGGAGATGACCGAGGAGCAGCGGGAAGCCGCAGCCCACGCGGCGCAGACCTCCGGTGTCAGCATCAACGAGCCCGAAGAGTCCGTCATCGAGGCTGAGTCCAAGAAGTTCGGAACCGCCGAAGTCGATTACCTCTTCGACCAGGACCCCGAAAGACTGTTCCGCCACCTGATGCCACGCTACGTCACGACGCAGATCTTCCACGCGCTGCTCGAGAGCGTCGCGGCGGAACATGCGGCGCGCATGACAGCGACCGATGCAGCCACCAAGAACGCCGGTGACCTGATCGACTCGCTGAGCCTGACCATGAACCGGGTCCGGCAGGCGGCAATTACCAAGGAGATTATCGAGATTGTGAGCGGTGCCGCCGCTCTCTAA
- a CDS encoding SH3 domain-containing protein has translation MPPVVRSMRHHRVELSLRSFRVAGLALCLLPICTLMSGCSRFRPRLADNYVYVTAKETFLRDRVAAVSNRTATVENGEQLKVLEHGRRFLRVQTEKGVQGWIDEKVVAPQDVFDGFSELKKTHQSDPTVASAVVRDEVYMHMKPGRDTERLYRLPENEKLQLLTRATLVKPMPPAALQARATTSVAKEGAKPAGVPDAPPPPAMEDWWLVRDSQGHTGWLLSRMMDVDVPEALTRYSEGQRIVGAYIVAKVNDPDAPQDDKNIPEYLTVTSPYKAGLPYDFDQARLFIWNVKKHRYETGFRERNIEGYLPVEITTRKDPAGKTPLAAQALPAFRYHVLAADSAPVVPDPVTGQILPGKTFVKTYRLEGNTVHHLLAPGETSPEEAHPVAPEEKDKKKGKHRH, from the coding sequence ATGCCCCCCGTTGTACGCAGTATGCGCCACCATCGTGTCGAGCTTTCACTCCGAAGTTTCCGCGTCGCCGGACTGGCCCTGTGTCTGTTGCCGATCTGCACCCTGATGAGCGGGTGCTCCCGCTTTCGCCCCAGGCTCGCGGACAACTATGTCTATGTCACAGCCAAAGAGACCTTTCTCCGCGACCGTGTAGCCGCCGTATCGAACCGCACCGCAACCGTGGAGAACGGCGAACAGCTCAAGGTGTTGGAGCACGGCCGCCGCTTTCTTCGCGTCCAGACGGAGAAGGGCGTACAGGGCTGGATCGATGAGAAGGTGGTTGCGCCGCAGGATGTCTTCGACGGCTTTAGCGAGCTCAAGAAGACTCATCAGAGCGATCCCACGGTAGCCTCCGCCGTCGTACGGGACGAGGTGTACATGCACATGAAGCCGGGCCGCGACACCGAGCGGCTCTATCGGTTGCCGGAAAACGAGAAGTTGCAACTACTCACACGGGCGACTCTTGTGAAGCCGATGCCTCCCGCTGCGCTACAGGCCCGCGCCACAACTTCGGTCGCAAAGGAAGGCGCGAAGCCGGCTGGTGTTCCCGACGCTCCGCCTCCACCGGCGATGGAGGACTGGTGGCTGGTGCGCGACTCCCAAGGCCACACCGGCTGGCTGCTGAGCCGGATGATGGATGTGGACGTACCCGAGGCTCTAACACGCTACTCAGAAGGCCAGCGCATCGTCGGTGCCTATATCGTCGCCAAGGTGAACGATCCCGACGCTCCGCAGGACGACAAGAACATTCCCGAGTACCTCACCGTAACCAGCCCCTACAAGGCGGGACTACCCTACGACTTCGATCAGGCGCGCCTGTTCATCTGGAATGTGAAGAAGCATCGGTATGAGACCGGCTTCCGCGAAAGGAACATCGAGGGCTATCTACCGGTCGAGATTACAACCCGGAAAGACCCGGCTGGAAAGACCCCGCTTGCAGCACAGGCCCTTCCTGCCTTCCGCTACCATGTACTCGCGGCGGATTCAGCGCCCGTGGTCCCCGATCCCGTAACCGGCCAGATACTTCCCGGCAAGACCTTCGTGAAGACCTACCGGCTTGAGGGTAATACCGTCCACCACCTCCTCGCCCCAGGCGAGACCTCACCCGAAGAGGCGCATCCGGTAGCACCCGAGGAGAAAGATAAGAAGAAAGGCAAACACCGTCACTAG
- the atpA gene encoding F0F1 ATP synthase subunit alpha codes for MAQINANEITELLRQQIDNYEQRIQVDEVGTVISLGDGIARVHGLDKVMAGELIEFPHGIAGLAMNLDEDQVGAVLLGDYTEIKEGDQVKRTGKIMSVPVGEALIGRVVNALGEPIDDKGPIDTPHTLPVERLAPGVIDRQSVREPMATGIKAIDTMIPIGRGQRELLIGDRQTGKTAIALDTIINSAKNNLICIYCAVGQKRSSVAGVVQTLEEHGAMAYTIVVAATASEPAPMQYLAPFAATAMGEYFRDNGKHALIIYDDLSKHAASYREISLLLRRPPGREAYPGDVFYLHSRLLERSSKVSDKLGGGSLTALPIIETQAGDVSAYIPTNVISITDGQIFLETDLFNSGVRPAVNVGLSVSRVGFSAATKATKQVGSTLKLDLAQYRELAAFSQFGSDLDKVTLQQLNRGQRLTELLKQPQFQPLSAEKQVAILFAGVNGLLDDVEVKDLRAFEDGYYPYLESAQPTILTDIATKKALDDDIKSRLTAAIKEYKASFLANLKDKNQAVAAK; via the coding sequence ATGGCACAGATCAACGCAAACGAGATAACAGAGCTGCTCCGCCAGCAGATTGACAACTACGAGCAGCGCATCCAGGTGGATGAGGTCGGAACCGTGATCTCCCTCGGCGACGGTATCGCCCGCGTGCACGGCCTCGATAAGGTCATGGCCGGCGAACTCATCGAGTTCCCGCACGGCATCGCCGGACTCGCCATGAACCTCGATGAGGATCAGGTCGGCGCCGTACTGCTCGGCGACTACACCGAGATCAAAGAGGGCGACCAGGTCAAGCGTACCGGTAAGATCATGTCCGTCCCCGTAGGTGAGGCGCTCATCGGCCGCGTGGTCAACGCGCTCGGAGAGCCCATCGACGACAAGGGCCCCATCGACACCCCGCACACGCTTCCAGTGGAGCGGCTTGCTCCTGGCGTCATTGATCGCCAGTCGGTCCGTGAGCCGATGGCCACCGGTATCAAGGCTATCGACACGATGATTCCGATCGGTCGCGGCCAGCGTGAGCTGCTCATCGGCGACCGCCAAACCGGCAAGACCGCCATCGCGCTCGACACGATCATCAACTCGGCGAAGAACAACCTGATCTGCATCTACTGCGCAGTCGGTCAGAAGCGTTCCTCTGTTGCAGGCGTCGTCCAGACCCTCGAAGAGCACGGCGCGATGGCGTACACCATCGTCGTTGCCGCAACCGCCTCCGAGCCTGCGCCAATGCAGTACCTCGCTCCCTTCGCTGCAACCGCGATGGGCGAGTACTTCCGCGACAACGGCAAGCACGCCCTCATCATCTACGACGATCTGTCGAAGCACGCCGCCAGCTACCGCGAGATCTCGCTGCTGCTCCGCCGCCCGCCAGGCCGCGAAGCATACCCCGGCGACGTCTTCTATCTCCACTCGCGTCTGCTCGAGCGCAGCTCGAAGGTCTCCGACAAACTCGGCGGGGGCAGTTTGACCGCTCTCCCGATCATCGAGACCCAGGCAGGCGACGTCTCGGCCTACATCCCGACCAACGTGATTTCGATCACTGACGGCCAGATCTTCCTCGAGACCGACCTCTTCAACTCGGGCGTCCGTCCCGCCGTCAACGTTGGCTTGTCTGTATCCCGCGTAGGTTTCTCGGCCGCGACCAAGGCCACCAAGCAGGTCGGTTCGACCCTGAAGCTCGATCTCGCCCAGTACCGCGAGCTCGCCGCCTTCTCGCAGTTCGGCTCCGATCTCGATAAGGTCACGTTGCAGCAGTTGAACCGCGGCCAGCGCCTCACCGAGCTGCTCAAGCAGCCGCAGTTCCAGCCGCTCTCGGCTGAGAAGCAGGTAGCGATCCTCTTCGCCGGTGTTAACGGTCTGCTCGACGATGTTGAAGTAAAGGACCTCCGTGCATTCGAAGACGGCTACTATCCGTACCTCGAGTCCGCGCAGCCCACGATCCTCACCGATATCGCGACCAAGAAGGCACTCGATGACGACATCAAGAGCCGCCTGACCGCCGCGATCAAAGAGTACAAGGCAAGCTTCCTCGCGAACCTCAAGGACAAGAACCAAGCGGTGGCCGCAAAGTAA
- a CDS encoding lactonase family protein: MSGAEKMEREDEVMHAEKKRFRLLEAALAGALLLLTGCGGFFPPLTTTTTTTSTTGDYVYVANATTETISGYVVSTSSAGAGTLTEISGSPYGLSLAPSEMVITPSNSFLYVSAGVDLYAYAIGTGGVLTLANSSNAVAITDLGVVSMDVSPDGKWLFALSNDGTTIYEYAINTSTGVLTLQATPTYTPASGTVVPQMIKVAPGGGYVFVALGTGGDLVFPFTTSTGLLGATPLKLATGSTKTSDNALAVDSGTTYLYIARSGTGSGVAVYSIGTGGALTEVTGSPFAAGNGPYDVILDSTGDYVYAANRTDGTISGFSIGTGGILTALSGSPYTSGSVVTSLARDNSGDYVLAASDGGSPDLGMYSMTTGKLTLATSTTTGTDPTGALMVVATH, translated from the coding sequence ATGTCGGGGGCTGAGAAGATGGAACGAGAGGACGAAGTGATGCACGCAGAGAAGAAGAGGTTCCGGTTGCTGGAAGCGGCGTTGGCAGGTGCGCTGCTGCTGTTGACAGGGTGCGGAGGGTTCTTCCCGCCCCTGACGACGACCACTACAACCACGAGCACGACAGGGGACTACGTCTACGTTGCGAACGCAACGACGGAAACCATCAGTGGTTACGTTGTTTCAACGTCGAGCGCAGGCGCGGGCACGCTGACGGAGATCTCCGGATCGCCGTATGGGCTTTCTCTTGCTCCCTCGGAGATGGTGATAACACCCAGCAACAGCTTCCTCTACGTCTCCGCGGGCGTCGATCTCTACGCCTATGCGATTGGTACCGGCGGAGTGCTGACGCTCGCGAACTCGAGCAATGCGGTCGCCATCACCGACCTCGGTGTGGTGTCGATGGATGTCTCGCCCGACGGCAAATGGCTCTTCGCGCTCAGCAACGATGGAACGACAATCTATGAATATGCCATTAATACATCGACTGGCGTGCTGACCTTGCAGGCGACGCCAACCTACACTCCGGCTAGCGGAACAGTGGTTCCGCAGATGATCAAGGTTGCTCCCGGCGGCGGCTATGTCTTCGTCGCACTGGGCACTGGCGGCGATTTGGTGTTTCCGTTTACGACCTCAACTGGATTGCTCGGGGCGACCCCCCTGAAGCTTGCCACCGGCTCGACGAAGACCAGTGACAATGCGTTGGCGGTCGATAGCGGAACAACCTACCTCTATATTGCGCGAAGCGGTACGGGCTCCGGCGTTGCCGTATATAGCATCGGAACAGGAGGCGCTCTGACCGAAGTAACAGGGTCGCCATTTGCGGCAGGGAACGGCCCCTACGACGTGATCCTCGATAGCACGGGAGATTATGTCTACGCCGCCAACCGCACCGACGGCACCATCTCCGGCTTCTCAATCGGCACCGGAGGCATTCTGACGGCTCTGTCGGGATCACCCTACACAAGTGGAAGCGTCGTGACCTCTCTCGCACGGGACAACAGCGGCGACTACGTGCTGGCTGCCTCCGACGGGGGCTCGCCCGATCTGGGCATGTACAGCATGACCACGGGCAAGCTGACCCTGGCGACGAGCACAACGACCGGAACCGACCCAACCGGCGCCCTCATGGTGGTAGCAACCCACTAG
- a CDS encoding ATP synthase F0 subunit B encodes MILFILLVAAYGLLVRRPLDRVLAERRARTSGAVEQARGAISAAEAETAVYEGKLRAAKAEIFQARDQKLKLWNAERDAALDQARNATQERVRAARQEVEQSVAGARKQIESVSVELSAQVLRAVLPAGVTSSEVAQ; translated from the coding sequence ATGATCCTGTTCATTCTGCTGGTCGCGGCATATGGCCTGTTGGTCCGCCGCCCGCTGGATCGCGTGTTGGCCGAGCGCCGTGCGCGCACCTCCGGCGCTGTGGAGCAGGCTCGTGGAGCGATCTCCGCTGCCGAGGCTGAAACTGCGGTCTACGAAGGCAAGCTGCGAGCGGCCAAGGCCGAGATCTTCCAGGCTCGCGATCAAAAGCTGAAGTTGTGGAACGCCGAGCGCGATGCCGCTCTCGATCAGGCTCGCAACGCTACTCAGGAGCGCGTACGTGCCGCGCGGCAAGAGGTAGAGCAGAGTGTGGCGGGTGCCCGCAAGCAGATTGAGAGCGTCAGTGTGGAGTTGAGCGCGCAGGTGCTGCGGGCGGTATTGCCTGCTGGCGTCACTTCTTCGGAGGTGGCGCAGTGA
- the atpH gene encoding ATP synthase F1 subunit delta yields the protein MAVFAPRYAHAFAEVVASKRLDVVAAQQQLRDFAGTLAGSSDLHEVLLNPSIAEEQKLKVLDAIASRIGMFREVRNFIAVIMDHHRLAALDEILAEYALVADEGSGIAEAEITSALPLNEADRAALEAQVAKLAGGRVRASYHQDSSLLGGAVVRIGSTVYDGSVRAQLQQLKERLISA from the coding sequence ATGGCCGTATTTGCTCCTCGCTACGCTCATGCGTTTGCTGAAGTAGTAGCCTCAAAGCGCCTCGATGTTGTAGCAGCGCAACAGCAGTTGCGGGACTTTGCTGGCACGCTCGCGGGCAGTTCAGATTTGCACGAAGTCCTTTTGAATCCGTCGATCGCCGAAGAGCAGAAGCTCAAGGTGCTCGATGCGATCGCCAGCCGCATTGGCATGTTCCGCGAGGTGCGGAACTTCATCGCCGTCATCATGGACCATCACCGCCTCGCTGCGCTGGACGAGATTCTGGCGGAGTATGCTCTGGTGGCCGACGAGGGTTCGGGTATCGCAGAAGCGGAGATCACCAGTGCGCTCCCTCTGAATGAAGCGGATCGCGCCGCACTCGAGGCGCAGGTAGCAAAGCTCGCTGGCGGTCGCGTCCGCGCCAGCTATCATCAGGATTCGTCGCTGTTGGGCGGTGCTGTCGTGCGGATCGGTTCAACCGTATACGATGGTTCGGTCAGGGCGCAGCTCCAGCAGTTGAAGGAACGGCTGATCAGCGCATAA
- a CDS encoding DegT/DnrJ/EryC1/StrS family aminotransferase: MLDFSRQFSVIREEVMAAIEEACVSQRFILGPQVTRFEQAAALACDAPHAIGCASGTDALWLAMEAARIGPGDVVVTTPFSFFATVSSILRCGATPVLADIDPATFNLSAESVASHLGSAAGDKVKAIMPVHLYGQCADWDAFTTLQQEHGLLLIEDAAQAFGATWNGIPAGALGDAAAFSFYPTKNLSAFGDAGMLTTGSEELAERATMLRAHGMRRRYYHDEVGWNSRLDTIQAAVLEVKLRYIAQWNEQRRNRAAHYDQLFRAAGLVGSSIAEGIVLPITDPRAHHVFHQYVIRAPRRDALRQYLSERQIGTEIYYPLPLHLQASVAGLGYKRGDFPHTEQASAEVLALPMYPELREDEQATVVETVAAFYA; encoded by the coding sequence ATGCTCGATTTTTCCCGTCAGTTTTCTGTGATCCGGGAGGAGGTAATGGCTGCGATCGAAGAGGCCTGCGTCTCGCAGCGCTTCATTCTCGGCCCGCAGGTTACCCGGTTTGAGCAGGCTGCCGCGCTCGCGTGCGATGCTCCCCATGCCATCGGCTGCGCGAGCGGCACCGATGCCCTCTGGCTCGCGATGGAAGCCGCGCGGATCGGGCCGGGGGATGTGGTGGTGACGACGCCGTTCAGCTTCTTCGCGACTGTCAGCTCCATTCTGCGTTGTGGGGCGACGCCTGTCCTTGCGGACATCGACCCGGCTACCTTCAATCTTTCGGCGGAGTCCGTTGCCTCCCATCTAGGCTCGGCGGCCGGAGATAAGGTGAAGGCGATCATGCCGGTCCATCTCTACGGCCAGTGCGCGGACTGGGACGCGTTCACCACGCTTCAGCAGGAGCATGGCCTGTTGCTGATCGAAGACGCCGCGCAGGCCTTCGGCGCTACCTGGAATGGTATTCCCGCAGGAGCGCTTGGCGATGCGGCGGCTTTCAGTTTTTATCCCACGAAGAACCTCAGCGCGTTTGGGGACGCGGGCATGCTAACCACCGGCAGCGAAGAGCTCGCCGAACGAGCGACCATGCTGCGCGCACATGGGATGCGGCGGCGGTACTATCACGACGAGGTCGGCTGGAACTCGCGGCTGGACACGATCCAGGCTGCGGTGCTTGAGGTGAAGCTGCGTTATATTGCCCAGTGGAATGAGCAACGCCGCAATCGGGCTGCGCACTACGATCAGCTCTTCCGTGCAGCCGGACTGGTTGGCTCTTCGATTGCCGAGGGCATCGTGCTGCCTATCACCGATCCGCGAGCTCATCACGTCTTCCACCAATACGTGATTCGGGCACCGCGTCGCGATGCATTGCGCCAGTACCTGTCCGAACGGCAGATCGGCACGGAGATCTATTACCCGCTGCCGCTGCATCTACAGGCGAGCGTGGCTGGGCTTGGCTACAAACGGGGAGATTTTCCGCATACGGAACAGGCCTCAGCCGAGGTTCTTGCGCTGCCGATGTATCCGGAACTGCGTGAGGACGAACAGGCGACGGTCGTGGAAACCGTCGCCGCGTTCTATGCCTGA
- a CDS encoding M20/M25/M40 family metallo-hydrolase, whose protein sequence is MNFLADDSLHGRGSATRDEHIAALFAASKLQALGLQPGGDNGTFLQKSALPSPLPLYLQQRLSSLQDKPRRETWNAIAILRGSSRPNEVVLLTAHIDHLGVGRADPAKPNEDLIYNGADDDASGTTAVLAIAHLLATGPRPARTIVFALFGSEEIGGFGARAFLDHPPVAITSIVANLEFEMIGRPDPAVAKDTLWLTGYERSNLGPELAKHGAHLVKDPHPREHFFERSDNIPLAREGVIAHTVSSFGLHADYHRPSDELGTIDFAHMTDAIESMVAPIRWLADAKFKPAWNPRGRPQFHF, encoded by the coding sequence ATGAACTTCCTCGCCGACGATAGCCTGCATGGACGCGGCTCTGCTACCCGCGATGAGCACATCGCCGCACTCTTTGCCGCATCGAAGCTCCAGGCGCTGGGGCTTCAGCCGGGTGGAGATAACGGCACCTTCCTTCAAAAGAGTGCGCTTCCCTCCCCTCTGCCGCTGTACCTGCAACAGCGCCTCTCTTCGCTTCAGGACAAGCCACGCAGGGAGACCTGGAACGCCATCGCTATCCTTCGGGGTAGCTCGCGGCCCAACGAGGTTGTCCTGCTGACGGCGCACATCGATCACCTTGGAGTTGGCCGAGCTGATCCAGCAAAGCCTAACGAAGACCTGATATACAACGGCGCCGACGATGACGCTTCGGGCACCACCGCTGTGTTGGCGATCGCTCATCTGCTGGCTACCGGCCCGCGACCGGCGCGCACCATCGTCTTCGCGCTGTTCGGCTCGGAGGAGATAGGCGGCTTTGGAGCACGAGCGTTTCTCGATCATCCGCCCGTCGCAATCACGAGTATCGTCGCTAATCTTGAATTCGAGATGATTGGGCGGCCCGATCCGGCTGTCGCCAAGGACACGCTGTGGCTCACCGGCTACGAGCGCTCAAATCTGGGACCAGAGCTTGCGAAACACGGCGCTCATCTCGTCAAAGACCCGCATCCGAGGGAGCATTTCTTCGAGCGCTCCGACAACATCCCCCTTGCGCGGGAAGGCGTCATCGCCCATACCGTTTCGAGCTTCGGACTGCACGCGGACTATCATCGCCCGTCGGACGAGCTTGGCACCATTGACTTTGCCCACATGACCGATGCCATCGAGTCCATGGTCGCACCAATTCGATGGCTGGCCGATGCAAAGTTCAAACCGGCCTGGAACCCGAGAGGCCGTCCTCAATTTCACTTTTAA
- a CDS encoding ATP synthase F0 subunit B: MRNLSLKSVLAGLMLATVLLAPASHAFALGAALGGRAAVSDNASTPEAQSPDKNASEEDENEAYRKSSAVRALGAKLGLNPDQSATAFEVVNFVIFAILLGWLLIKTLPKTFRSRSKAIQKNLVDARTATEEANARLGSVEARLGKLDGEIAAMRSQAEKDSAYDEQQIKASVEDEKQKILTAAEQEIAAATVHARRQLQQYAAELAVEQAARKLVITADTDRLLVQDFARRLGSDDSKGGRN, encoded by the coding sequence GTGAGAAATCTTTCGTTGAAGAGTGTGCTTGCCGGCCTGATGCTGGCCACTGTACTGCTGGCCCCGGCGAGTCATGCCTTTGCTCTGGGTGCGGCTCTCGGTGGTAGGGCTGCTGTCTCTGATAATGCCAGCACGCCTGAGGCTCAGTCCCCCGACAAGAATGCTTCGGAAGAAGACGAGAACGAGGCTTATCGCAAGTCGTCTGCGGTTCGTGCTCTGGGCGCGAAGCTTGGTCTGAATCCCGATCAGTCGGCGACGGCGTTTGAGGTGGTCAACTTTGTCATCTTCGCGATCCTCCTCGGCTGGCTCCTGATCAAGACGCTACCCAAGACCTTCCGTAGCCGAAGCAAGGCAATCCAGAAGAATCTAGTCGACGCACGCACGGCGACCGAAGAGGCAAATGCCCGCCTCGGCAGTGTGGAGGCTCGCCTCGGCAAGCTCGATGGGGAGATTGCCGCGATGCGGTCGCAGGCTGAGAAAGACTCCGCGTACGATGAGCAGCAGATCAAGGCCTCGGTCGAGGACGAAAAGCAAAAGATTCTTACGGCCGCAGAGCAGGAGATTGCCGCGGCAACTGTACATGCGCGCCGTCAGTTACAGCAGTATGCGGCGGAGCTCGCAGTCGAGCAGGCTGCACGCAAGCTTGTCATTACTGCCGATACGGATCGCTTGCTCGTACAGGACTTTGCACGGCGCCTCGGTAGTGACGATAGCAAGGGAGGGCGGAACTAA
- the atpD gene encoding F0F1 ATP synthase subunit beta, with the protein MAENIGKVISISGPAVDVQFEESHMPPIFQALRIVSDGFTVPTPLNVVVEVQQHLGEGRVRCIAMVATEGMVRGMKAIDTGAGITVPVGRETLGRVLNVLGEPVDELGPVNAKKHMPIHRQAPAFDEQSTSEEMFETGIKVIDLIQPFLKGGKIGLFGGAGVGKTVVIQELINNVASQHGGFSVFAGVGERTREGNDLWHEFQESGVIDINDFNKSKAALIYGQMTEPPGARLRVALTGLTVAEHFRDEEGADTLLFIDNIFRFTQAGSEVSTLLGRMPSAVGYQPNLATEMGELQERITSTKKGSITSVQAVYVPADDLTDPAPATTFAHLDATTVLSRPLSELGIYPAVDPLASTSRILSPRVVGQEHYDVAQGVKKILQRYKDLQDIIAILGIDELSEEDKITVARARKVQRFLSQPFHVAEIFTGIPGAYVKVEDTVRSFKEIIEGKHDAIPEQAFYLKGGIEDVLAAAEKMKQTA; encoded by the coding sequence ATGGCAGAGAATATTGGAAAAGTGATTTCGATCAGCGGCCCGGCCGTTGACGTTCAGTTCGAAGAGTCGCACATGCCGCCTATCTTCCAGGCGCTGCGCATCGTCAGCGACGGCTTCACCGTCCCGACCCCGCTCAACGTCGTCGTCGAGGTGCAGCAGCACCTGGGCGAGGGACGTGTGCGTTGCATCGCCATGGTCGCCACTGAGGGCATGGTTCGTGGCATGAAGGCGATCGATACCGGCGCGGGCATCACCGTTCCTGTCGGCCGCGAGACCCTTGGCCGCGTGCTCAACGTCCTCGGCGAGCCCGTAGACGAGCTCGGTCCTGTCAACGCCAAGAAGCATATGCCGATTCACCGGCAGGCTCCCGCGTTCGACGAGCAGTCCACCTCGGAAGAGATGTTCGAGACCGGCATCAAGGTCATCGACCTCATCCAGCCCTTCCTTAAGGGCGGTAAGATCGGCCTGTTCGGCGGCGCCGGCGTCGGCAAGACCGTCGTCATTCAGGAGCTGATCAACAACGTCGCCAGCCAGCACGGCGGCTTCTCGGTCTTCGCCGGAGTCGGCGAGCGTACCCGCGAGGGCAACGACCTCTGGCACGAGTTCCAGGAGTCGGGCGTCATCGACATCAACGACTTCAACAAGAGCAAAGCCGCGCTGATCTACGGCCAGATGACCGAGCCCCCAGGGGCCCGTCTCCGCGTCGCCCTCACCGGCCTCACCGTCGCCGAGCACTTCCGCGACGAAGAGGGTGCGGACACGCTGCTCTTCATCGACAACATCTTCCGCTTCACGCAGGCCGGTTCCGAGGTCTCCACGCTGCTCGGCCGTATGCCTTCCGCTGTCGGTTACCAGCCGAACCTCGCCACCGAAATGGGCGAGCTGCAGGAGCGCATCACCTCGACCAAGAAGGGCTCGATCACCTCGGTCCAGGCCGTCTACGTTCCTGCCGACGACTTGACCGACCCTGCTCCGGCGACGACCTTTGCCCACCTCGACGCAACGACCGTGCTTTCGCGTCCGTTGTCCGAGCTTGGTATCTATCCCGCCGTCGATCCCCTCGCCTCGACCTCGCGCATTCTTTCGCCGCGTGTTGTCGGGCAGGAGCACTACGACGTCGCCCAGGGCGTGAAGAAGATTCTGCAGCGCTACAAGGACCTGCAGGACATCATCGCCATCCTCGGTATCGACGAGCTCTCCGAAGAGGATAAGATCACCGTCGCCCGCGCCCGCAAGGTGCAGCGTTTCCTCTCGCAGCCCTTCCATGTCGCTGAGATCTTCACCGGCATCCCCGGCGCCTACGTCAAGGTCGAGGACACGGTCCGCAGCTTCAAGGAGATCATCGAAGGCAAGCACGATGCGATCCCTGAGCAGGCGTTCTATCTCAAGGGCGGCATCGAAGACGTGCTGGCAGCAGCCGAGAAGATGAAGCAGACGGCATAA
- the hfq gene encoding RNA chaperone Hfq — MESKPAQNIQDTFLNTVRKDKSPITIYLVSGVKLTGKIRSFDKYSVLLENNSQEQLIFKHAISTVVSGRAGAHIELKSDIRSESRPSSGPAPIAASPVPVAATHERPMREPSGA, encoded by the coding sequence ATGGAATCAAAGCCGGCGCAGAATATTCAGGACACGTTTCTTAATACGGTCCGTAAAGATAAAAGTCCCATCACCATCTATCTGGTCAGCGGTGTCAAACTGACCGGCAAGATTCGCTCCTTCGACAAGTATTCCGTGCTTCTGGAGAACAACAGTCAGGAGCAGTTGATCTTCAAACATGCTATCTCGACGGTCGTTAGCGGACGCGCCGGTGCGCATATCGAGTTGAAATCGGATATCCGAAGCGAAAGCCGCCCATCAAGCGGTCCCGCTCCGATTGCGGCTTCGCCTGTACCTGTCGCCGCGACTCACGAACGACCTATGCGCGAACCGAGTGGCGCGTAA